A single genomic interval of Juglans regia cultivar Chandler chromosome 1, Walnut 2.0, whole genome shotgun sequence harbors:
- the LOC109006225 gene encoding uncharacterized RNA-binding protein C17H9.04c, whose translation MSWSGGDWMCGACQHTNFKKRDACQRCGYPKYGGPDPSTYNTTEVLAGDWFCNAMNCGSHNYASRSNCYRCGAYKTHDYAAAGYGSAASHVPPGWKTGDWICSRMGCGVHNYASRTECYKCNTPKDFGGAV comes from the exons ATGAGCTGGTCAGGAGGAGATTGGATGTGCGGTGCCTGCCAGCACACAAATTTCAAAAAGCGGGATGCATGCCAACGTTGTGGATACCCAAAATACGGAGGCCCAGATCCATCCACATATAACACGACAGAGGTGTTGGCTGGGGATTGGTTTTGCAATGCCATGAATTGTGGTTCTCACAACTATGCCAGCCGATCAAACTGCTATAGATGCGGTGCatataaaactcatgattaTGCTGCAGCTGGATATGGGTCCGCTGCCAGTCATGTCCCACCTGGTTGGAAAACTGGCGACTGGATTTGCTCTAG AATGGGATGTGGAGTGCACAATTATGCTAGCAGGACGGAATGCTACAAATGCAACACACCAAAGGATTTTG GTGGTGCAGTTTAA